A genome region from Nitrospira sp. includes the following:
- a CDS encoding magnesium transporter, translating into MTTAADLMTALVPRASPEETVASALTSLRGAPWSEVGHLYLVDRRTRLVGQVPIERLFAAPPEQTLASLRGDPPIEVRAGENAETVALLAVERHDADVAVTDAEGSLLGAIPIGRLLAQLHEEHVDDLLRMGGIGALHPKPTASPNATASFRARIPWLLLGLAGGMMAGGVASAFESALRQEIALAFFLPLVVYMADAVGTQTETVLVRALAHGPVALAPQLMREGIIGLLIGLVVGGLAGLTFLWWDGRTSIALVVAVTLGVTAVVATFVASILPMALARLGADPALASGPVATVVQDILSVGIYLGIASAILP; encoded by the coding sequence ATGACAACTGCTGCTGATCTTATGACCGCCTTGGTACCTCGGGCCAGCCCGGAAGAGACTGTCGCAAGCGCACTGACGTCGCTTCGCGGGGCCCCCTGGTCGGAAGTCGGCCACCTGTATCTCGTTGATCGCCGCACCCGCCTGGTGGGCCAAGTGCCGATCGAACGGCTATTCGCTGCGCCACCGGAGCAAACCCTGGCCTCGTTACGCGGCGATCCTCCGATCGAAGTACGGGCGGGGGAAAACGCCGAAACCGTCGCGCTGCTGGCTGTCGAACGACATGATGCCGACGTGGCCGTGACAGATGCGGAGGGCTCACTCCTGGGAGCGATTCCGATCGGACGTCTGTTGGCGCAGCTCCATGAGGAGCACGTCGACGATCTGCTGCGCATGGGTGGTATCGGTGCTCTACATCCGAAACCGACGGCTTCCCCCAACGCGACGGCCTCGTTTCGAGCCCGAATCCCTTGGCTCCTGCTGGGACTCGCCGGTGGCATGATGGCCGGAGGCGTCGCATCGGCATTCGAATCCGCCCTGAGGCAAGAAATCGCTTTAGCATTTTTTCTCCCGCTCGTCGTGTATATGGCAGACGCAGTAGGAACGCAAACTGAGACGGTGCTCGTGCGGGCCCTGGCGCATGGTCCTGTCGCCTTGGCACCGCAGCTGATGCGGGAGGGCATCATCGGCCTTCTCATCGGCCTGGTTGTGGGAGGGCTGGCCGGCCTGACCTTTCTCTGGTGGGATGGGCGGACGTCGATTGCGCTCGTCGTAGCCGTCACTCTCGGGGTCACAGCGGTGGTCGCCACATTCGTGGCGAGCATTCTACCCATGGCCCTCGCCAGGCTGGGCGCTGATCCGGCGCTGGCCAGCGGGCCGGTGGCTACTGTCGTGCAAGACATTTTGAGCGTCGGGATCTATTTAGGGATTGCCAGTGCCATTCTGCCGTGA
- a CDS encoding dienelactone hydrolase family protein — protein MGIETIVQVRINGDGVGLDGLLGLPAHPKGVIAFAHGSGSGRFSPRNQFVARHLESGGFATLLMDLLTPDEANDRHKIFDIDLLADRLLLAETWLQTHPQTAGLPIGYFGASTGAGAALQAAARKPHAVGAVVSRGGRPDLAGPYLSLVTAPTLLLVGGHDGPVINMNQDALARLTCRKELVIVPGASHLFEEPGTLEQVAREALRWFQCSLQPELHTIKEPRS, from the coding sequence ATGGGAATCGAAACCATTGTGCAGGTACGAATCAACGGCGATGGCGTCGGCCTCGATGGACTCCTGGGTCTGCCCGCTCACCCGAAGGGTGTCATTGCCTTTGCTCACGGCAGCGGCAGCGGGCGATTCAGCCCGCGGAACCAATTCGTGGCCCGACACTTGGAATCGGGCGGGTTCGCAACATTGCTCATGGATCTCCTCACCCCTGACGAGGCGAATGATCGGCACAAGATTTTTGACATCGACCTCCTCGCCGACCGGCTGTTACTCGCGGAGACTTGGCTGCAGACGCACCCCCAGACGGCGGGACTCCCGATCGGATATTTCGGCGCCAGCACAGGGGCCGGCGCGGCCCTCCAAGCGGCAGCCCGCAAACCTCATGCGGTGGGCGCCGTCGTGTCGCGCGGCGGCCGGCCCGATCTGGCCGGCCCCTACCTGAGCCTCGTCACCGCACCGACACTCCTGCTGGTTGGAGGTCATGATGGTCCCGTCATCAACATGAATCAGGACGCGCTCGCACGACTGACCTGCCGGAAAGAACTGGTGATTGTCCCGGGAGCCAGTCATTTATTTGAAGAACCGGGCACGCTGGAGCAGGTCGCCCGAGAAGCGCTTCGCTGGTTTCAATGTTCTCTCCAACCGGAACTGCACACGATCAAGGAGCCCCGATCATGA
- a CDS encoding NAD(P)H-dependent oxidoreductase subunit E: MPGPNAAMHEQVKAILHQVRSEPPNILKALLELQERLGYVPIEAVPVIAHILGVTTAQVAGVLSYYPDLRVRVPGRHLIRVCMGESCYASGCGRLLRELQDRLRVDVGETAAGGTFTLETMSCAGNCAVSPSVMIDRDLHGRLLPSQLDTLLERYK, translated from the coding sequence ATGCCTGGACCGAACGCAGCTATGCATGAGCAGGTGAAAGCGATCCTCCACCAGGTTCGGAGTGAGCCGCCCAATATTCTCAAGGCTCTGCTGGAGCTGCAGGAACGACTCGGGTATGTGCCGATCGAGGCGGTGCCAGTAATCGCCCATATTCTTGGTGTCACCACTGCGCAAGTTGCCGGTGTCCTTTCCTATTACCCCGATCTGCGCGTAAGGGTTCCGGGCCGGCACCTCATCCGTGTGTGCATGGGAGAATCGTGCTACGCCAGCGGCTGCGGACGGTTGCTGCGGGAGTTACAGGATCGCCTCCGTGTGGACGTGGGCGAAACTGCGGCGGGCGGAACATTTACTCTCGAGACCATGTCCTGTGCCGGAAACTGCGCGGTTTCTCCTTCGGTCATGATCGACCGTGACCTCCACGGTCGCCTGCTGCCCTCGCAGCTCGATACATTGCTGGAGCGGTACAAGTAG
- the miaB gene encoding tRNA (N6-isopentenyl adenosine(37)-C2)-methylthiotransferase MiaB — protein MTQPNKPHTVHIETFGCQMNEYDSELVRSLLRKAGFEFTEDRERADVLLMNTCAIRENAHNKVYGHLAELKAVKEQRPLVVGVLGCMAQNLKEELREKQPLVDVLVGPDGYRQLPGLLTNALNAEEQGLARRGMAVDLSEYETYDDILPERDDSSNAWIAIMRGCDNFCSFCVVPYTRGRERSRDPQGIIRETEASVAAGHTQITLLGQNVNSYRYEDWDFARLILAVAEVPGVQRVRFTSPHPKDFPVALLDAVASHPNICKHIHLPLQSGNDRILELMNRTYSRKEYLELAAHIRRRHPGIALTTDIICGFCSETEEEFLDTYRVIEEVQYHSAYVFKYSERKNTIAARKFPDDVPEAVKGERVSRLVDLQRPITARLNRELIGKTLPVMVEGDSKRSSDQWMGRTDTGVFVIWNKNDTPAVLGSIQPITILDGSAAVLMGRREPSATLA, from the coding sequence ATGACACAACCCAATAAACCCCATACCGTCCATATCGAAACTTTCGGCTGCCAGATGAACGAGTACGACTCGGAACTTGTTCGCTCATTACTGCGCAAGGCGGGATTCGAGTTTACCGAGGATCGAGAACGCGCCGATGTCCTGCTCATGAACACCTGCGCCATTCGTGAGAATGCCCACAACAAAGTCTACGGCCATCTCGCCGAATTAAAAGCCGTAAAGGAGCAGCGCCCCCTGGTCGTCGGGGTGCTCGGCTGCATGGCGCAAAACCTCAAGGAAGAGTTGAGGGAAAAGCAACCGCTGGTGGATGTGCTCGTCGGCCCGGACGGATACCGCCAGTTGCCCGGGCTGCTGACGAATGCGCTGAACGCGGAGGAACAGGGCCTCGCGCGACGGGGCATGGCCGTGGATTTGTCCGAATATGAAACCTACGACGATATTCTTCCCGAGCGCGACGACAGCAGCAACGCCTGGATCGCCATCATGCGCGGCTGCGACAATTTTTGCAGCTTCTGCGTGGTCCCCTACACGCGAGGGCGCGAGCGATCACGCGATCCACAGGGAATCATCCGCGAGACCGAGGCGTCGGTCGCCGCCGGGCATACGCAGATCACCTTGCTCGGGCAAAATGTGAACAGCTACCGGTATGAGGATTGGGATTTCGCCCGGCTGATCCTCGCGGTTGCCGAGGTGCCGGGAGTCCAGCGTGTCCGGTTCACCTCTCCGCATCCGAAAGACTTTCCCGTGGCGCTGCTGGATGCCGTCGCGAGTCACCCGAACATCTGTAAACACATCCACCTGCCCCTGCAGTCCGGTAACGACCGCATCCTGGAACTCATGAACCGAACCTACAGCCGGAAGGAGTATCTCGAATTGGCCGCGCACATTCGCCGCCGCCACCCCGGGATCGCCCTCACCACCGATATCATCTGCGGCTTTTGCTCCGAAACCGAAGAGGAGTTTCTGGATACCTATCGGGTGATCGAGGAGGTGCAGTATCACTCGGCCTATGTATTCAAGTATTCGGAGCGGAAAAATACCATTGCGGCACGGAAGTTCCCGGACGACGTACCGGAGGCCGTGAAGGGCGAACGGGTTAGCCGTCTGGTGGATTTGCAGCGTCCCATCACCGCGCGACTCAATCGGGAGCTCATTGGAAAAACTCTCCCGGTCATGGTCGAAGGCGACTCCAAACGATCCTCCGATCAATGGATGGGCCGTACCGATACCGGGGTGTTCGTCATTTGGAACAAGAACGATACGCCTGCCGTCCTCGGCAGTATTCAACCGATCACTATTCTCGACGGCAGCGCCGCAGTCCTGATGGGACGGCGCGAGCCCTCTGCGACACTCGCGTGA
- a CDS encoding NADH-ubiquinone oxidoreductase-F iron-sulfur binding region domain-containing protein yields MSTVTRLYLSNDTSARAAGAGALADAWSEHPEVQLIRISSRGAFFLEPMVERDSPAGRVAWFNVTAQDLPRILTGADGTPVDSIPFLAHQTRFTFANFGETEPLALDEYQTRGGLAGLEAALRITPDAIIEELRVSQLRGRGGAAFPVWNKWKVAQQAKADEKYVVANADEGDAGTYCDRMILEGDPFRLLEGMLICARAIGAGRGYVYCRQEYPAAAKTLRAAIQKADEAELLEFDGEPFPIEVVQGAGSYVCGEETALLESLEGKRGVVRARPPYPAQSGLYGRPTIVSNVLTFATIPNILSRGGAWHAALGTEQSRGTMALQLGGRVKHPGLVEVPFGLSLHQVLEQFGGGMAPGSRFKAVQVGGPLGSLFPASQMDIPICYDAFAKAGAVLGHGGIVVYDHETDMVDLARHFMAFTADESCGKCTPCRIGSVRGREILERIQAGSGTIEDLALLHDLGDTMKVASLCALGGRAPYPVLTAIEHFSAEFRSKLRT; encoded by the coding sequence ATGAGTACGGTCACCAGGCTCTACCTGTCCAACGATACGTCGGCACGGGCCGCAGGAGCGGGTGCGCTGGCCGATGCCTGGTCGGAACATCCCGAGGTGCAACTCATTCGCATCTCCTCGCGGGGCGCATTTTTTCTTGAACCGATGGTGGAGCGAGACAGTCCCGCCGGCCGCGTCGCCTGGTTCAATGTCACAGCCCAGGATCTCCCGCGCATTCTCACCGGAGCCGATGGCACGCCGGTGGACTCCATTCCATTTCTTGCTCACCAAACCCGGTTCACGTTTGCCAACTTTGGCGAGACGGAGCCATTGGCGCTCGATGAATATCAAACGCGCGGCGGCCTCGCCGGGCTGGAAGCGGCCTTGCGAATCACCCCCGATGCGATCATCGAAGAACTGCGGGTCTCGCAGTTGCGCGGCCGCGGCGGCGCGGCGTTTCCTGTCTGGAATAAGTGGAAAGTCGCACAGCAGGCGAAAGCCGACGAGAAGTATGTGGTTGCCAATGCCGACGAAGGGGACGCCGGAACCTACTGCGACCGGATGATTCTGGAGGGCGATCCGTTCCGACTGCTGGAGGGCATGTTGATTTGTGCCAGGGCGATCGGGGCAGGCCGGGGATATGTGTACTGCCGGCAGGAATACCCTGCGGCGGCGAAGACGTTGCGAGCAGCCATCCAGAAGGCCGACGAAGCGGAGTTGCTGGAGTTTGACGGTGAACCCTTTCCGATCGAAGTTGTGCAAGGTGCCGGTTCGTATGTCTGCGGGGAGGAGACGGCGCTCCTGGAATCGCTCGAAGGCAAGAGGGGCGTGGTGCGCGCGAGGCCTCCTTATCCGGCGCAGTCCGGATTGTATGGACGACCGACCATCGTGAGCAATGTACTGACCTTTGCGACGATTCCCAATATTCTCTCCCGTGGCGGCGCCTGGCACGCGGCGCTCGGCACGGAACAGTCGCGAGGCACCATGGCGTTGCAGCTCGGCGGGCGGGTGAAACATCCGGGGTTGGTCGAGGTGCCGTTCGGGTTGAGCCTGCATCAGGTACTGGAACAGTTCGGGGGAGGCATGGCGCCAGGATCGCGCTTCAAGGCTGTGCAGGTCGGGGGACCACTCGGAAGTCTCTTTCCGGCCTCTCAGATGGACATTCCGATTTGTTACGACGCCTTTGCAAAGGCGGGCGCGGTGCTGGGGCACGGCGGCATCGTCGTCTACGACCACGAAACCGACATGGTGGATCTGGCGCGGCATTTCATGGCGTTTACCGCCGACGAGTCCTGTGGGAAATGTACGCCCTGTCGGATTGGATCGGTGCGGGGCCGTGAAATTCTCGAACGGATTCAAGCCGGGAGCGGCACCATTGAGGACTTGGCGCTGTTGCACGATTTGGGCGACACCATGAAGGTCGCCAGTCTCTGCGCTCTCGGCGGACGCGCGCCCTATCCGGTGCTGACGGCGATCGAACATTTCTCCGCCGAGTTTCGAAGCAAGCTGAGGACGTGA
- a CDS encoding cupredoxin domain-containing protein: protein MGVKQVSAMLSVGRVLLAAGFVLALCSQGGAQAEQRIEVTIKDSVFVTKQVPLRLGVATVIAIVNQDQERHDFGSTMFEGIPTRVESGGVISYGKHIGGVFLDPKKEAVIRFTMERPGRHEFRCSIHPNMKGELLLLNVEAV from the coding sequence ATGGGCGTGAAGCAGGTGTCGGCGATGTTGAGTGTGGGGCGAGTCTTGTTGGCGGCTGGTTTTGTGCTGGCCCTGTGTTCGCAGGGCGGTGCACAAGCGGAGCAGCGGATCGAAGTCACGATCAAGGATTCCGTGTTTGTCACCAAGCAGGTTCCGCTGCGGTTGGGAGTGGCGACGGTCATTGCCATCGTCAACCAGGATCAGGAGCGCCACGATTTCGGGTCCACCATGTTCGAGGGCATCCCCACACGCGTCGAATCCGGCGGAGTCATATCGTACGGCAAGCACATCGGCGGAGTGTTTTTGGATCCGAAAAAGGAGGCCGTCATTCGATTCACCATGGAGCGGCCGGGCCGGCATGAGTTCCGTTGTTCGATCCATCCGAACATGAAGGGCGAACTGTTGTTGCTGAATGTTGAGGCGGTGTAA
- a CDS encoding universal stress protein, whose product MKVLLAVDSSDHSYEAARALKYLRRPNELILLHVVDAPRPIYPMMVPEIAHELYAQLERSMKEDGEQLLTRIHSLLPPHSGSVTTQLSAGSPSEMIVATAEACHVDLIVMGARGLGPVKERLLGSVSHRVLSLAPCAKLILQGSLRGLKQILLPLEGQSDAEAALTFLQKQPFHEPTNINLLAVLPPTRPPWPIDEAAAEKLEAQALRHARDFVDGVATELRTLGYTTRSASVLGTPATMILHEAEKLGADLIMVGSRARQGITRFVLGSVSHAVLHRAPCPVLVFE is encoded by the coding sequence ATGAAAGTCCTTTTAGCCGTCGATAGCTCCGATCACTCCTATGAAGCCGCGCGGGCGTTGAAATATCTGCGCCGCCCGAATGAGCTGATCCTACTCCATGTCGTGGATGCGCCCCGACCAATTTATCCCATGATGGTGCCGGAAATAGCCCACGAACTCTATGCGCAATTGGAACGCAGCATGAAAGAGGATGGCGAGCAGTTGCTGACCCGGATCCATTCCCTACTCCCGCCTCACAGCGGGTCGGTCACTACGCAACTGAGCGCAGGGTCGCCGTCGGAAATGATCGTCGCAACAGCTGAGGCCTGTCATGTGGACCTCATTGTTATGGGAGCCAGGGGGCTGGGACCGGTGAAAGAACGACTGCTGGGAAGCGTCTCCCATCGTGTCCTCAGCCTTGCTCCCTGCGCCAAACTGATCCTACAGGGTTCCCTCCGCGGCTTAAAACAGATCCTGCTCCCGCTGGAAGGCCAATCGGACGCCGAGGCGGCGCTAACATTTCTCCAGAAGCAGCCCTTCCATGAGCCGACGAACATCAATCTGCTGGCTGTCCTCCCGCCGACCCGACCACCCTGGCCCATTGACGAGGCAGCGGCGGAAAAATTGGAGGCGCAAGCCCTCCGACATGCCCGTGATTTCGTCGATGGAGTGGCCACCGAGCTTCGGACGCTCGGGTATACCACCCGCAGCGCAAGTGTTCTGGGAACGCCGGCAACGATGATTCTCCACGAAGCGGAAAAACTGGGCGCGGACCTGATCATGGTGGGTTCACGGGCCAGGCAAGGCATCACCCGGTTCGTCTTAGGCAGTGTCTCCCATGCGGTGTTACATCGCGCCCCCTGCCCAGTGTTGGTGTTTGAATGA
- a CDS encoding universal stress protein, whose translation MADRLFTKILVPVDFSSCSEEAFRIALSFARSYQAEVLLLHVVDTKSLDALNRLGLASASEAAKQKKQLHHFARLNARQLLARDDAKGVTIRRLLADGCPFEEIARTARVEGVDLVVMGSYGGSFGGVEKIFFGSTAEKVVRTAGCPVLTVPLPTKRAKVKTGKSL comes from the coding sequence ATGGCGGATCGTTTGTTCACCAAGATTCTCGTGCCGGTGGATTTTTCTTCCTGCTCCGAGGAAGCCTTCCGGATTGCACTGTCCTTTGCGAGGTCTTATCAGGCGGAGGTGCTCCTGCTGCACGTCGTCGATACGAAGAGTTTAGACGCGCTGAATCGACTCGGATTGGCATCGGCCTCCGAGGCCGCGAAACAGAAAAAACAGCTGCATCATTTTGCCCGCCTGAATGCCCGACAATTGCTGGCCAGGGACGACGCGAAGGGCGTGACGATTCGCCGGTTGCTTGCGGACGGTTGTCCCTTCGAGGAGATTGCACGCACGGCTCGAGTGGAAGGGGTTGATTTGGTGGTTATGGGAAGTTACGGGGGATCGTTCGGCGGAGTCGAGAAGATCTTCTTCGGCAGCACGGCGGAGAAGGTTGTCCGGACAGCCGGCTGTCCGGTGCTGACGGTGCCGCTTCCCACAAAACGGGCGAAAGTGAAAACGGGCAAGAGTTTATAA
- the mtaB gene encoding tRNA (N(6)-L-threonylcarbamoyladenosine(37)-C(2))-methylthiotransferase MtaB, with product MPRASLHTLGCRLSQSETSMLADTLVRRGYQLVEFGKETDLLVLNTCSVTENAEKDCRYAVRKTLRHSPHAFVAVTGCYAQTGAAQLQKVPGIDLIVGTQFKMNLPEYLPAPTKLRKQPEPEVRHSRTIDREDFVLPGTAYSDSTRALLKIQDGCDFMCSFCLIPFARGRERSRTADDVLREARELAAHGYRELVLTGVNIGQYAYQGLGLVELLRELEAIHEVTRIRISSIEPTTVPTALLHHMADSTKLCHYLHLPLQSGDDGILQAMNRRYAVREYEELVKQALTLMPDLGLGTDLMVGFPGENEQAFANTIRTAERLPFSYFHVFSYSSRPGTAAARLEDQIPPAVIRQRSKALAELSRTKALAFYQQQIGRTLPVLFEQGTRDGFRTGTTANFARVAVAADTVVASSIHQVTITGVMDGLAYGHPVATVLPPSHRPLV from the coding sequence ATGCCACGCGCCTCCCTCCATACATTGGGGTGCCGCCTCAGCCAATCCGAGACCTCCATGTTAGCCGATACCCTGGTACGCCGGGGGTATCAACTGGTGGAGTTCGGCAAGGAGACGGACCTGCTCGTCTTGAACACCTGCTCCGTGACGGAGAACGCCGAAAAAGATTGCCGCTATGCCGTTCGCAAGACCCTACGCCACTCGCCGCATGCCTTCGTCGCGGTCACGGGATGTTATGCCCAAACCGGCGCGGCGCAGCTGCAGAAGGTACCCGGTATCGACCTGATCGTCGGGACCCAGTTCAAAATGAATCTCCCGGAATATCTCCCGGCCCCGACCAAACTCCGGAAACAGCCGGAGCCTGAGGTCCGCCACAGTCGCACGATCGATCGAGAAGATTTCGTCCTGCCCGGGACCGCCTATTCCGACTCCACCCGCGCGCTCCTCAAGATTCAGGACGGATGCGATTTCATGTGCAGCTTTTGCCTGATTCCGTTCGCGCGCGGCCGTGAACGGAGTCGCACGGCCGACGATGTCTTGCGGGAAGCCCGTGAGCTCGCCGCCCACGGGTATCGGGAACTGGTTCTCACCGGCGTGAACATCGGCCAGTACGCATACCAGGGGCTCGGTCTGGTTGAGCTGCTGCGAGAACTTGAAGCGATTCATGAGGTTACCCGCATCCGAATTTCCTCGATTGAGCCCACGACGGTGCCGACGGCATTGCTCCACCACATGGCCGACTCGACAAAGCTGTGCCATTACCTACATCTTCCCCTGCAAAGCGGCGACGACGGAATCCTCCAGGCAATGAACCGGCGTTATGCTGTCCGCGAATATGAGGAGTTGGTCAAGCAGGCTCTGACACTGATGCCTGATCTCGGGCTGGGAACCGATCTCATGGTGGGTTTTCCCGGCGAGAACGAACAGGCGTTCGCGAATACGATCCGGACGGCCGAGCGACTCCCCTTCTCCTATTTCCACGTGTTCAGTTATTCATCCCGGCCGGGTACGGCAGCCGCGCGCCTCGAAGATCAGATTCCACCCGCCGTCATCCGGCAGCGCAGCAAGGCCCTGGCGGAACTCTCCCGGACCAAGGCATTAGCCTTTTACCAACAACAGATTGGGCGTACCCTCCCCGTCCTCTTCGAACAGGGAACGCGCGACGGGTTTCGCACCGGCACCACCGCTAACTTCGCTCGGGTGGCGGTCGCGGCCGATACCGTCGTCGCCAGCTCAATTCACCAGGTCACCATCACCGGCGTCATGGATGGGTTGGCCTATGGCCACCCGGTCGCCACAGTCTTACCGCCCTCGCACAGGCCACTTGTATGA
- a CDS encoding DUF2934 domain-containing protein yields the protein MKPKAKKPSAPRSKARSGRPSVTNPIELPEGMWERIAQKAFELWRERGCREGYALQDWLDAEAAVMEEIHEARE from the coding sequence ATGAAGCCTAAAGCGAAAAAGCCGTCTGCTCCACGATCCAAGGCGCGGAGTGGCAGACCGTCCGTGACGAATCCGATCGAGCTGCCGGAAGGAATGTGGGAACGAATCGCACAGAAAGCATTCGAGTTGTGGCGGGAGCGCGGGTGTCGCGAAGGATATGCGCTTCAGGATTGGTTGGATGCCGAAGCGGCCGTCATGGAGGAAATTCATGAAGCTCGCGAATGA
- a CDS encoding universal stress protein — MSLIKRVLFATDFSACADRAMGYALTMASAWRAELCVMTVLELYPGMDPDYTVNKMYLDHLRAEASRQLAAVEARAKAAGQPVTVRIETGIPSQAVQTVAESIGADLLVVGTHGRTGLEHVLIGSTAERVVRMVPCPVLAVKVEKGGTTPGAIASIKRIVVPIDFSACSMDALEYAAQFAKPFGASITILHALEPVTYGLDFSLSHVKEWKDQRAYLENRLTVMAACLQSQRVQADHVLKPGLPADSIASYVTQQKYDLMIMGTHGRRGLSHVLVGSLAGAMLRHAPCPVLTVRQFDFGTNYQRVVPLGDT, encoded by the coding sequence ATGTCCTTGATCAAGCGCGTGCTCTTCGCCACGGATTTTTCGGCCTGCGCGGACCGGGCCATGGGGTATGCCTTGACCATGGCGTCGGCGTGGAGGGCCGAGCTCTGTGTGATGACGGTCCTGGAACTCTATCCGGGGATGGATCCGGACTATACCGTCAATAAGATGTATCTGGATCACCTGCGTGCCGAGGCCAGCCGTCAGTTGGCGGCTGTGGAGGCGAGAGCCAAGGCCGCCGGGCAACCGGTCACGGTGCGCATTGAAACCGGCATTCCGAGTCAGGCGGTCCAGACGGTCGCTGAAAGCATCGGGGCGGATTTGCTGGTGGTCGGTACACATGGGCGCACCGGATTAGAGCATGTCCTGATCGGCAGCACGGCGGAACGGGTCGTGCGTATGGTGCCCTGTCCGGTCCTGGCGGTGAAGGTCGAGAAGGGCGGCACGACGCCTGGCGCGATCGCGAGCATCAAACGAATCGTGGTGCCCATCGATTTCTCAGCCTGTTCGATGGATGCGTTGGAATATGCCGCGCAATTTGCCAAACCGTTCGGAGCGTCGATTACGATCTTGCATGCGCTGGAACCGGTCACCTATGGATTGGATTTCAGTTTGAGTCATGTGAAGGAGTGGAAGGATCAGCGGGCGTATCTGGAGAACCGCCTCACGGTGATGGCCGCCTGTTTGCAGTCACAGCGCGTCCAAGCCGACCATGTCCTCAAGCCGGGCCTTCCCGCCGATTCGATTGCGTCGTACGTCACCCAGCAGAAGTACGATCTGATGATCATGGGAACACATGGACGGCGTGGTCTCTCCCATGTCCTTGTCGGCAGCCTGGCCGGCGCGATGCTGCGCCACGCGCCCTGTCCGGTTCTCACGGTACGCCAGTTCGATTTCGGTACGAATTATCAACGTGTCGTTCCGCTCGGAGACACATAA